The window GGGGTCTGGAAACGTTTCAAGGAAATGCCCGATCGTTGGAATATTTCTTATCCCTTTTCTGAAACCGAGCATATTAAACTTCGCCTGGCACTTACAGGATTTAAACATGTGGGTGTGTTTCCCGAACAAGCTTGCAATTGGAATTATATCTACCAATCCATAAAAGCCCAAAAAACCGATAAACCTAAATTTCTGAATTTGTTTGCCTACACCGGCGCTGCTTCTTTAGCCGCGGCTTCTGCAGGTGCTCAGGTAACGCATTGCGATAGCATTAAGCAGGTTGTTACCTGGGCCAATGATAACATGAAATTGAGTAACTTGGATGGTGTGCGATGGATGATCGAAGACGCAATGAAATTTGTGAAACGTGAAATTCGTCGCGGTAACCTATACAATGGTATTATTCTTGACCCTCCCGCTTACGGACATGGCCCCAATGGTGAAAGTTGGAAACTGGAAGAAAATATCAATGAAATGGTGGGTGACGTTTGTAAACTCCTCGATCCCTCTGAGCATTTTCTCGTCTTAAATACCTATTCACTTGGCTTTTCTTCTGTTATACTCGAGAATCTCTTCCAAAATAGAATGCCCGCTAAGGCAAATCCGGAATTCGGTGAGCTCTTTTTGCAGTCCAAATCTGGGCTTAAGTTGCCTCTCGGCGTTTGGGGACGATGGAATTTTCAAAAAAATAAATAATTTAATCCCGGAAGGCTTTTTGTCCGATTTTTCAGCTAGCTTGTACGTTCATACTTGAGTTTTGGCGGGCCCCCTTCGCCATCCCAAAAACATCTAAACTCCATAGTACTCTAACCTGGCTTCGGGTCACGCTTTCGGCTGTAGTCCTCGCCCCCCTAGGCTAACGCCGTAGTGGGCCTGTGGGCTACTTGCCTCTATCGTTGCCCGAGGTGCAAGCCCCAATCTTTGCACTTATTCCTAACCGATCTTCATTCCTAAGCCTTGTTTGTCCTAATTCCAAATGAGATAATTTTTACAATCTTCTTTTCACAAATCAAACAATGGGTGAAGTTTGTAATACCTATTGCACACCCGCAATAGTCCTAGTACAATTTGGTATAAACGGCTTTTGCATCGGACATACCATTTTACTTCTCAAAATAGTTGGACTAATACTCCAACAAAATTGGTGCGAATTGATGATTGTGAACCTGTATTAAACCCAAATTTCAAAAGAAGTTTTACTTCTTTTAGAATTTGGGTTAAACAAGAAAAGCCACCCAACTTGGATGGCTTTCTTGTTTCCAGAGGGGATTAATAGACTATCTGTGGAATAACATTTCACGATATTTTGGAAGTGGCCAAGCCTCATCGCTAACCAATAATTCCAATTTATCTACTTCATATCGGATTTTCTCAAAATAGGGAACTACTTTGTCGCAGTATGCAATGGATTGTTTTCTCACATCACTCATGGCATTTGCTTTCTTCCGTTCTTCGGTCATGGCTTCCACATCATTGCTTATTTTAGCAATTCTAGAAGAAATGTCCTCAATAGTAGCCAATTGAACTTCAGCCAATTTCTTAAATCCGGCACCGTACAGCTCTTTCAAACCTTTCACATTTTCAATCAATTTGTTTTGGTACTCAATAGCTGTTGGGATAATATGGTTTAATGCCAAATCGCCAATTACACGTCCTTCAATTTGGATTTTTTTGGTATAGCTTTCCAGGTAAATATCATGTCTGGCGTGAATTTCTCTTTCATTGAAAACACCTAAGCTTGTCCAAAGTTTTACAGTTTTTTTACTTACCAAGGCATCCAATGCTTGAGGTGTAGTTTTGATATTGTTCAATCCTCTTTTTGCTGCCTCTGCCACCCACTCATCACTGTAACCATTACCTTCAAAACGTATTCTGGTTGATACCTCAATG of the Bacteroidia bacterium genome contains:
- a CDS encoding class I SAM-dependent methyltransferase codes for the protein MTIQLISPQNFPDYELLDVGDFVKLERFGKYITIRPEPQAVWSPAWNRKEWEKLAHVEFVPKSSSTGVWKRFKEMPDRWNISYPFSETEHIKLRLALTGFKHVGVFPEQACNWNYIYQSIKAQKTDKPKFLNLFAYTGAASLAAASAGAQVTHCDSIKQVVTWANDNMKLSNLDGVRWMIEDAMKFVKREIRRGNLYNGIILDPPAYGHGPNGESWKLEENINEMVGDVCKLLDPSEHFLVLNTYSLGFSSVILENLFQNRMPAKANPEFGELFLQSKSGLKLPLGVWGRWNFQKNK